Proteins encoded together in one Osmerus eperlanus chromosome 20, fOsmEpe2.1, whole genome shotgun sequence window:
- the vamp1a gene encoding vesicle associated membrane protein 1a, with amino-acid sequence MSTPEASTPGTPGAPEGEGGPPAPAPNLTSNRRLQQTQAQVDEVVDIMRVNVDKVLERDQRLSELDDRADALQAGASQFESSAAKLKNKYWWKNCKMMIIMAVIGVICVGVVFLYFFY; translated from the exons AT gTCTACTCCAGAAGCATCCACCCCGGGGACACCAGGGGCcccggagggagagggggggcctCCAGCCCCGGCCCCCAACCTCACCAGTAACCGACGACTACAGCAAACCCAGGCACAAGTGGACGAG GTGGTGGACATCATGCGCGTAAATGTGGACAAGGTTCTGGAGAGGGACCAGCGGCTCTCTGAGCTGGACGACCGGGCCGACGCCCTACAGGCCGGCGCCTCACAGTTCGAGAGCAGTGCTGCCAAGCTCAAGAACAAGTACTGGTGGAAAAACTGCAAG ATGATGATTATCATGGCAGTTATAGGTGTTATATGCGTAGGAGTTGTCTTCT TGTATTTCTTCTATTGA